The Sulfurimonas hydrogeniphila genome includes a window with the following:
- the map gene encoding type I methionyl aminopeptidase has translation MAIALRKPQEIEKLRAANKIVGGTLDLLRKNTKVGMSLKEMDAMAEDYIRSHGAKPSFKGLYGFPNAVCTSLNEVIIHGIPSDYKLQEGDVIGYDIGTELDGWFGDAAISMGVGEISKEDEDLIACAKDTLYYAIENIKEGMRFKELSYLMEQFILERGFVPLRNFCGHGIGRKPHEEPEIPNYLAGGNAKSGPKIKNGMVFCLEPMICQKEPKPVILDNGWDVVSTDGLRGSHYEHTVAVVDGKAEILSLA, from the coding sequence ATGGCTATTGCGCTTAGAAAACCTCAAGAAATTGAAAAACTTCGTGCCGCCAACAAAATTGTCGGCGGCACATTAGATCTTCTTCGTAAAAATACCAAAGTCGGTATGAGTTTAAAAGAGATGGATGCCATGGCAGAGGATTATATTCGCTCTCATGGTGCAAAACCCTCTTTTAAAGGATTGTACGGCTTCCCAAATGCGGTATGCACCTCACTCAATGAAGTTATTATTCATGGCATTCCAAGTGACTACAAACTCCAGGAAGGAGATGTTATAGGGTATGATATTGGAACAGAACTTGATGGCTGGTTCGGTGATGCCGCAATAAGTATGGGTGTCGGAGAAATCAGCAAAGAAGATGAAGATTTAATAGCCTGTGCAAAAGATACTTTGTATTATGCTATTGAAAATATCAAAGAAGGAATGCGCTTTAAAGAACTTTCCTATTTAATGGAACAGTTCATATTGGAGCGCGGTTTTGTTCCTTTACGTAATTTTTGTGGGCACGGAATAGGAAGAAAACCTCATGAAGAACCTGAAATTCCTAATTATTTGGCGGGCGGAAATGCGAAATCCGGACCGAAAATAAAAAACGGAATGGTTTTTTGTCTGGAACCTATGATATGTCAAAAAGAGCCAAAACCTGTTATCTTGGATAACGGGTGGGATGTTGTCAGTACCGACGGTTTACGCGGTTCTCACTATGAGCACACTGTCGCAGTTGTTGACGGTAAAGCTGAAATTTTATCTCTTGCGTGA
- the rplR gene encoding 50S ribosomal protein L18 — protein sequence MNAKVLKSKIANRLKRKRRIRAKISGSAELPRVSVFKSNRYLSVQAIDDATATTICSLHSKATGHKANKEGAAALGEAFAAKLKEANISEIVFDRNGYQYHGVIAAFGDAIRANEIKF from the coding sequence ATGAATGCTAAAGTATTAAAAAGCAAAATTGCGAATCGTTTAAAACGTAAGCGTCGTATCCGTGCAAAAATATCTGGTAGTGCTGAACTTCCTCGTGTTTCTGTATTTAAATCAAACCGTTACTTAAGTGTACAGGCAATTGATGATGCAACTGCAACAACAATTTGTTCACTACACTCAAAGGCTACTGGTCACAAAGCTAATAAAGAAGGTGCTGCTGCACTTGGTGAGGCATTTGCTGCCAAACTCAAAGAAGCAAACATCTCTGAGATTGTATTTGACCGTAATGGTTACCAATATCACGGCGTAATTGCTGCATTTGGTGACGCAATTCGTGCAAACGAAATCAAGTTCTAG
- the rplN gene encoding 50S ribosomal protein L14, translating into MIQGFTRLNVADNTGAKEIMCIKVLGGSKRRYASVGDVIVASVKKAIPTAKVKKGKVVKAVVVRTHKEVQRENGSLIRFDDNAAVILDDKREPIGTRIFGPIGREVRYAGFMKIVSLAPEVV; encoded by the coding sequence ATGATACAAGGTTTTACTCGTTTAAATGTAGCTGATAATACAGGTGCTAAAGAGATTATGTGTATTAAGGTACTTGGCGGTTCCAAGCGTCGTTATGCATCAGTGGGTGACGTTATCGTTGCTTCTGTAAAAAAAGCGATCCCGACTGCCAAAGTTAAAAAAGGTAAAGTTGTAAAAGCTGTTGTTGTTAGAACGCATAAAGAAGTCCAACGTGAAAACGGTTCTTTAATCCGTTTTGATGACAATGCGGCAGTTATACTTGATGACAAGAGAGAACCAATCGGTACTCGTATCTTTGGACCAATCGGTCGTGAAGTACGTTACGCAGGATTCATGAAAATTGTATCTCTTGCTCCGGAGGTTGTGTAA
- the rpsE gene encoding 30S ribosomal protein S5: MEINRDDFEESIVNIGRVTKVVKGGRRFRFTALIVVGDKNGTVGYGVGKAKEVPDAIRKAVDNAFKNLTTVKIKGSTIAHDIEHKYNASRVLLKPASEGTGVIAGGAARPVLELAGIKDILTKSIGSNNPNTLVRATIEALSRIKG; the protein is encoded by the coding sequence ATGGAAATCAATAGAGATGATTTTGAAGAATCAATAGTAAATATTGGTCGTGTAACAAAAGTTGTTAAGGGTGGTAGACGTTTTCGTTTTACTGCACTTATCGTTGTTGGTGACAAAAACGGTACTGTAGGTTATGGTGTTGGTAAAGCAAAAGAGGTTCCTGATGCTATACGTAAAGCTGTAGACAATGCTTTTAAAAATTTAACAACTGTTAAGATAAAAGGTTCTACAATAGCACATGACATTGAGCATAAGTACAATGCCAGTCGTGTTTTATTAAAGCCGGCATCAGAAGGTACCGGTGTTATTGCCGGTGGAGCAGCGAGACCTGTTCTTGAACTTGCAGGGATTAAAGATATCCTTACAAAGTCAATCGGTTCAAACAATCCAAACACACTGGTACGTGCTACAATTGAAGCACTTTCTCGTATAAAAGGATAG
- a CDS encoding type Z 30S ribosomal protein S14 — protein sequence MAKKSMIAKAKRTPKFKVRGYTRCQICGRPHSVLRDFGICRICFRKMANEGLIPGVRKSSW from the coding sequence ATGGCTAAGAAGTCAATGATAGCTAAAGCAAAACGTACTCCAAAATTTAAGGTACGTGGTTATACACGTTGTCAGATTTGTGGTCGTCCACACTCTGTACTGAGAGATTTTGGAATTTGTCGTATCTGTTTTAGAAAAATGGCAAATGAAGGTTTAATACCAGGTGTTAGAAAGTCTTCTTGGTAA
- the rplO gene encoding 50S ribosomal protein L15, producing the protein MGIENLQPAPGSTHSRKRVGRGQGSGTGKTAARGQKGQKSRSGYKRKRNFEGGQQPLAKRLPKIGFHSKVIKPYVINVEKIKAVAELGEITMESIRSVHKVASSVTKIKLVGAKAKDLASKIKDENVTTTGN; encoded by the coding sequence ATGGGTATTGAAAATTTACAACCTGCTCCGGGTTCAACACATTCTCGCAAACGTGTTGGGCGTGGTCAAGGTTCTGGTACTGGTAAGACTGCCGCTCGTGGTCAAAAAGGTCAGAAATCTCGTTCAGGTTACAAAAGAAAAAGAAACTTTGAAGGTGGGCAACAGCCACTTGCAAAACGTTTGCCAAAAATCGGTTTTCACTCGAAAGTGATCAAACCGTATGTGATAAACGTTGAAAAAATCAAAGCTGTAGCAGAACTTGGTGAAATTACAATGGAATCAATCCGTTCAGTTCACAAGGTTGCTTCTTCAGTGACTAAAATTAAACTAGTAGGTGCCAAAGCAAAAGATTTGGCATCGAAAATTAAAGACGAAAACGTTACAACAACAGGTAACTAG
- the secY gene encoding preprotein translocase subunit SecY, translating to MNKNLVNKILITIGFLFIYRLLAYVPVPGVDTAVIASFFDSHQSDALGLFNMFSGNAVQRLSIISLGIMPYITASIIMELLAATFPTLGQMKKERDGMVKYMQIIRYATIVITLIQAVGVSVGLQSLTGPTGNSAILADHTTFIMLSAVSMLAGTMLLMWIGEQITQSGIGNGISLIIFAGIVSAIPRAIGQTIEMVNTGAMSFIIVIAILALILTTVGIIIYVELGERRVPITYAKKTMMQNQNKRVMNYIPIKVNLAGVIPVIFASAILMFPMTVLSSSTNPAIQAIADYLNPNSYFFNFLTFVFVVFFAFFYASITFNAKDIADNLKRQGGFIPGIRTGDATREFLNETASRLTFTGALYLGLVATLPFMIIKGMGVPFFFGGTAVLIVVQVALDTMRKIEAQIYMSKYETLSAVGL from the coding sequence GTGAATAAAAATCTAGTAAATAAGATACTTATTACTATCGGTTTTTTATTTATCTACCGCCTACTGGCCTATGTGCCGGTTCCCGGCGTAGATACAGCTGTTATTGCTTCTTTCTTCGACTCACATCAATCAGACGCATTGGGATTGTTTAACATGTTCAGCGGAAATGCTGTACAGAGACTCTCTATTATTTCACTCGGCATTATGCCTTATATCACCGCCTCAATTATTATGGAGCTTTTAGCTGCAACATTTCCGACACTTGGTCAAATGAAAAAAGAGCGTGACGGTATGGTGAAATATATGCAGATTATTCGTTATGCGACTATCGTTATAACATTAATTCAGGCTGTCGGTGTCAGTGTAGGACTGCAAAGCTTAACCGGACCTACGGGCAACTCTGCAATTCTTGCCGATCACACTACATTTATCATGCTTTCTGCTGTTTCAATGCTTGCAGGTACAATGCTTTTAATGTGGATTGGTGAGCAGATTACACAAAGCGGAATCGGTAATGGTATCTCTCTTATTATCTTCGCAGGTATTGTTTCGGCAATTCCAAGAGCAATTGGTCAAACAATCGAAATGGTAAATACCGGTGCAATGAGTTTTATTATTGTCATAGCAATTCTTGCTTTGATTCTGACAACGGTAGGAATTATCATTTATGTTGAGCTTGGTGAGCGTCGTGTGCCTATAACCTATGCGAAAAAGACGATGATGCAAAACCAAAACAAACGTGTAATGAACTATATTCCTATTAAAGTGAATCTGGCGGGTGTTATCCCGGTTATCTTTGCCTCGGCAATTTTAATGTTTCCGATGACTGTGCTTTCAAGCAGTACAAATCCGGCTATTCAGGCTATTGCGGATTATCTGAATCCAAACAGTTACTTTTTTAACTTTTTGACCTTTGTGTTTGTTGTGTTTTTTGCATTCTTTTATGCCTCAATCACATTCAACGCAAAAGATATTGCGGATAATCTCAAACGTCAAGGCGGGTTTATTCCTGGTATTCGTACCGGTGATGCTACGAGAGAGTTCTTGAATGAAACGGCAAGCAGATTGACATTTACCGGAGCACTCTATCTTGGACTCGTTGCGACTCTGCCTTTTATGATTATAAAAGGGATGGGGGTACCGTTCTTCTTTGGCGGTACTGCCGTGCTGATCGTTGTGCAGGTTGCTCTTGACACAATGAGAAAAATTGAAGCTCAGATATACATGAGTAAATATGAAACTCTCAGTGCAGTTGGTCTGTAG
- the rpsC gene encoding 30S ribosomal protein S3: protein MGQKVNPIGLRLGINRNWESRWFPNFKTAPAALGEDHKIRTYLKKELYYAGVSNIIIERTVKRLRVTIVAARPGIIIGKKGADIEKLKTAVQKLVGKSISINIKEEKKAQTSAQLVAENVATQLERRVAFRRAMKKVMQGAQRSGAKGIKVAVAGRLGGAEMARTEWYLEGRVPLHTLRAKIDYGFAEAHTTYGIIGVKVWIFKGEVLTKGIPAEAKEEKKERRGRKPARRENSEKAE from the coding sequence ATGGGTCAAAAAGTTAATCCTATTGGTTTACGTCTTGGAATCAACCGTAACTGGGAATCAAGATGGTTTCCTAACTTTAAAACAGCTCCTGCTGCTTTGGGTGAAGATCACAAGATAAGAACATATTTGAAAAAAGAGCTTTACTATGCTGGTGTTTCCAACATCATCATTGAAAGAACAGTGAAAAGACTTCGTGTAACTATCGTTGCTGCTCGTCCTGGTATCATTATCGGGAAGAAAGGTGCTGATATCGAAAAACTTAAAACTGCTGTTCAAAAGTTAGTTGGTAAGTCAATCTCTATCAATATCAAAGAAGAGAAAAAAGCACAGACTTCGGCACAATTGGTTGCTGAAAATGTTGCGACTCAGTTAGAACGTCGTGTTGCATTTCGTAGAGCTATGAAAAAAGTTATGCAGGGTGCGCAGCGTTCTGGTGCAAAAGGTATCAAAGTTGCAGTTGCAGGTCGTTTAGGCGGTGCTGAAATGGCAAGAACTGAATGGTATTTGGAAGGACGTGTTCCTCTTCATACTCTTCGTGCAAAAATTGATTACGGTTTTGCCGAGGCACATACAACATACGGTATTATCGGTGTTAAAGTATGGATCTTCAAAGGGGAAGTACTGACTAAAGGTATTCCTGCAGAAGCGAAAGAAGAGAAAAAAGAGCGTCGTGGCAGAAAACCAGCCAGACGTGAAAATAGTGAAAAGGCTGAATAA
- the rplX gene encoding 50S ribosomal protein L24, whose protein sequence is MAKFKFKKGDIVEIIAGDDKGTKAAVLAVFPKKNKVIVEGCKIAKKAVKPTEENTKGGHIKKEMPIDVSNVRKVEA, encoded by the coding sequence ATGGCAAAATTTAAGTTTAAAAAAGGCGATATTGTAGAAATTATCGCTGGAGATGACAAAGGTACAAAAGCAGCTGTACTTGCGGTATTTCCTAAGAAAAACAAAGTAATCGTTGAGGGTTGTAAAATAGCGAAAAAAGCTGTTAAACCAACTGAAGAGAATACAAAAGGCGGGCATATCAAAAAAGAGATGCCAATCGATGTTTCAAACGTACGCAAAGTGGAGGCATAA
- the rpsQ gene encoding 30S ribosomal protein S17: protein MANKREIQGNVIKIAGDKTVTVLVERRVMHPRYHKVVKRFKKYLVHDERNEVKVGDEIIAIECRPLSKTKSFRLKSVVKGA from the coding sequence ATGGCTAATAAGCGTGAAATTCAAGGTAACGTAATTAAAATTGCAGGCGATAAAACAGTCACTGTACTTGTTGAACGTCGTGTAATGCATCCTCGTTATCATAAAGTTGTAAAACGTTTCAAAAAGTACCTGGTACATGATGAGCGTAATGAAGTAAAAGTCGGAGACGAGATTATTGCAATCGAGTGTCGTCCGCTTTCTAAGACTAAATCTTTTAGACTTAAATCAGTTGTAAAAGGAGCGTAG
- the rplV gene encoding 50S ribosomal protein L22 has translation MARALLKFIRVSPIKSRLIAREVQGMNAEEAMAALEFTPNKAAKIISKVIASAVANSGSEAEDCVITSCRVDNGPVLKRFRPRARGMASGIRKPTAHILVEVEGK, from the coding sequence ATGGCTAGAGCATTACTAAAATTTATCCGTGTATCACCTATCAAATCTCGTCTTATTGCACGTGAAGTGCAGGGTATGAATGCTGAAGAGGCAATGGCAGCTTTAGAATTCACTCCAAACAAGGCGGCAAAAATTATCTCTAAAGTAATTGCGTCAGCAGTTGCGAACAGCGGTAGTGAAGCTGAAGATTGTGTAATTACATCATGTCGTGTTGACAATGGTCCAGTACTTAAACGTTTCCGTCCACGTGCTCGTGGTATGGCGTCTGGTATTCGTAAACCAACAGCACATATCTTAGTAGAAGTAGAGGGTAAATAG
- the rpsS gene encoding 30S ribosomal protein S19 → MARSVKKGPFVDDHLMKKVEAMKAEAKKKPIKTWSRRSMILPDMVGLTINVHNGRQFVPVYVTENHIGYKLGEFAPTRTFKGHKGSVQKKG, encoded by the coding sequence ATGGCTCGTTCAGTAAAAAAAGGTCCATTCGTAGATGATCATTTAATGAAAAAAGTGGAGGCTATGAAAGCCGAAGCGAAGAAAAAACCTATTAAGACATGGTCAAGAAGATCTATGATTCTTCCTGACATGGTTGGTTTGACAATAAATGTTCACAATGGTCGCCAGTTCGTTCCTGTATATGTTACAGAGAACCATATTGGTTATAAACTTGGTGAATTTGCACCAACTCGTACATTCAAGGGCCACAAGGGCTCTGTTCAGAAGAAGGGGTAG
- the rpmC gene encoding 50S ribosomal protein L29 yields MKYSDLADKNAAELQAMLKEKKTELFTLKIKQKMMQLQNTSELRVAKKDIARINTALAAVAK; encoded by the coding sequence ATGAAATATTCTGATTTAGCAGATAAAAATGCAGCAGAGCTTCAGGCGATGCTCAAAGAGAAAAAGACAGAACTGTTTACTTTAAAAATTAAACAAAAAATGATGCAATTACAAAATACTAGCGAACTTCGTGTTGCTAAAAAAGATATTGCTAGAATCAATACTGCACTTGCTGCAGTAGCAAAGTAG
- the rplE gene encoding 50S ribosomal protein L5 encodes MARLKEKYLALKPEIQAALDIKNVMQIPEFDKIVISVGAGFAMKDNKLIKNIEDTITTIAGQKASTVIAKKSVAGFKVREGMPVGVRVTLRGENMYNFFDRLVSIALPRVKDFRGVPRNGFDGRGNYNFGLQEQLIFPEISYDSIMQIHGMNITIVTSADSDKAAFTLLEKMGMPFSKGSN; translated from the coding sequence ATGGCTCGTTTAAAAGAAAAATATTTAGCGCTTAAGCCGGAAATTCAAGCAGCTTTAGATATTAAAAATGTAATGCAGATTCCTGAATTTGACAAAATTGTTATCTCTGTCGGTGCAGGTTTTGCTATGAAAGATAACAAACTCATTAAAAATATTGAAGATACTATCACTACTATAGCCGGTCAAAAAGCTTCTACTGTGATTGCGAAGAAATCTGTTGCAGGTTTTAAAGTACGTGAAGGTATGCCTGTAGGTGTTCGTGTAACACTTCGTGGTGAAAATATGTATAACTTCTTCGATCGCCTTGTTTCTATCGCACTTCCTCGTGTGAAAGATTTCCGTGGTGTTCCGAGAAATGGTTTTGACGGTCGCGGTAACTATAACTTCGGTCTTCAGGAACAACTTATTTTCCCTGAAATCAGCTATGATTCAATCATGCAGATTCATGGTATGAATATTACAATAGTAACATCTGCAGATTCAGACAAGGCGGCATTTACTCTTTTAGAGAAAATGGGAATGCCTTTTAGTAAAGGGAGCAACTAA
- the rplP gene encoding 50S ribosomal protein L16, translated as MLMPKRTKYRKVMKGRNRGYARSGYKLSFGDIAFKAVEAGRINSRQIESARISATRHIKRQGKIWIRVFPAKPLTAKPLETRMGKGKGAVDQWVMNIKPGRIIFEMGGVPEELAREALTLAMHKLPFKCKIVTAEMNNEIF; from the coding sequence ATGTTAATGCCAAAAAGAACAAAATATCGTAAAGTGATGAAAGGACGTAACCGCGGTTACGCTCGTTCTGGTTATAAATTATCTTTTGGTGACATCGCATTCAAAGCGGTAGAAGCCGGTCGTATTAACTCTCGTCAGATTGAGTCGGCTCGTATTTCTGCAACACGTCACATTAAAAGACAAGGTAAGATTTGGATTCGTGTGTTCCCTGCCAAGCCGTTAACTGCAAAACCTCTTGAAACTCGTATGGGTAAAGGTAAGGGTGCTGTTGATCAGTGGGTAATGAACATTAAACCAGGTCGTATAATCTTTGAAATGGGTGGTGTACCGGAAGAGCTTGCTCGCGAAGCATTAACTCTTGCTATGCACAAACTTCCATTCAAATGTAAAATTGTTACTGCGGAGATGAACAATGAAATATTCTGA
- the rplF gene encoding 50S ribosomal protein L6: protein MSRIGKNPVEFASDITVTTNGNVITFAKGKNSVDLDTKGYVTFEVEGNTLTFKNLSDSREHRAFWGTFRALAQNIVTGLTTGYEKKLEINGVGYRAAVKGKVLNLQLGFSHDINYELPEGLEASVEKNVITLKSHDKQMLGQAAAEIRSFRPPEPYKGKGVKYIDEHIVRKAGKTAKK, encoded by the coding sequence ATGTCAAGAATTGGAAAAAATCCTGTAGAATTTGCCAGTGACATTACTGTTACTACAAATGGAAATGTTATAACTTTTGCTAAAGGCAAAAACAGTGTTGATTTAGATACTAAAGGTTATGTGACTTTCGAAGTAGAAGGAAACACTTTAACTTTTAAAAATCTTTCAGACTCTCGTGAGCATAGAGCTTTCTGGGGAACTTTCAGAGCATTGGCCCAAAATATCGTAACAGGTTTGACTACCGGCTATGAGAAAAAACTTGAAATTAACGGTGTTGGTTACAGAGCAGCCGTTAAAGGAAAAGTTTTAAATCTTCAGCTTGGTTTCTCTCATGATATCAATTATGAGTTACCTGAAGGTTTGGAAGCAAGCGTTGAAAAGAATGTGATAACTCTTAAAAGCCATGACAAACAAATGTTGGGTCAGGCAGCTGCAGAGATCAGATCATTCCGTCCACCAGAGCCTTACAAAGGTAAAGGTGTTAAATACATAGATGAGCATATCGTGCGTAAAGCCGGTAAAACTGCTAAGAAATAA
- the rpsH gene encoding 30S ribosomal protein S8 — translation MAINDLVSDALTRIRNAGMRRLPVTTLVHSKSVEAVANILVDKGYIESCNVIEDGVKKTIKVVLKYGEDGKSVINEMKRVSKPGRRVYKGKEDIKRFKNGYGTIIVSTSHGVLPNDKAYELGIGGEVMCTVW, via the coding sequence ATGGCAATTAATGATTTAGTATCAGATGCGTTAACACGTATTCGTAATGCCGGTATGAGAAGATTACCGGTTACTACTTTGGTACACTCTAAAAGTGTAGAAGCAGTAGCAAATATCTTAGTAGACAAAGGTTACATTGAGTCTTGTAATGTAATCGAAGACGGTGTGAAAAAAACTATCAAAGTTGTACTGAAGTACGGTGAAGATGGAAAATCTGTAATCAATGAAATGAAAAGAGTTTCAAAGCCTGGACGTCGTGTTTATAAAGGTAAAGAAGATATTAAACGTTTCAAAAATGGTTACGGAACTATTATTGTAAGTACATCACATGGCGTACTACCAAATGACAAAGCATATGAGCTTGGCATTGGTGGTGAAGTTATGTGTACGGTATGGTAG
- the infA gene encoding translation initiation factor IF-1 yields MAKADVIEVDGKIIEALPNATFRVELENGHVILCHIAGKMRMHYIKILPGDKVKLELTPYSLDKGRITYRYK; encoded by the coding sequence ATGGCTAAAGCAGATGTTATTGAAGTTGACGGCAAGATTATAGAGGCTTTGCCGAACGCAACTTTTCGTGTTGAATTAGAAAACGGACATGTTATACTGTGTCATATCGCAGGTAAAATGCGTATGCACTATATTAAAATACTTCCAGGAGACAAAGTGAAACTTGAGTTGACACCATACTCTTTGGACAAAGGGCGTATCACCTACAGATACAAATAG